A part of Oncorhynchus gorbuscha isolate QuinsamMale2020 ecotype Even-year linkage group LG09, OgorEven_v1.0, whole genome shotgun sequence genomic DNA contains:
- the c1ql2 gene encoding complement C1q-like protein 2: protein MVLALIIAIPLLVQASKTDAHYEMMGTCRMICDPYNPKPSANALEVMQDLSAIPSPAFSHGTKGDPGRPGKPGPRGPPGEPGPPGPRGPPGDRGNSGKPGYPGLTTGETAKGTVSSARTENGEDRDSAIGGTKIAFYVGLKNPHEGYEVLRFDDVVTNLGNHYDPSTGKFTCEVSGIYYFTYHVLMRGGDGTSMWADLCKNGQVRASAIAQDADQNYDYASNSVVLHLDSGDEIYIKLDGGKAHGGNNNKYSTFSGFILYPD from the exons ATGGTGTTAGCACTTATTATAGCGATACCGCTGCTGGTCCAAGCATCCAAGACGGACGCACACTACGAGATGATGGGCACCTGTAGGATGATATGTGATCCATACAACCCCAAACCCAGCGCCAATGCTCTGGAAGTCATGCAGGACCTGAGCGCCATCCCATCCCCGGCGTTCTCGCATGGGACTAAAGGCGATCCGGGTCGTCCGGGGAAACCAGGACCGAGAGGCCCGCCAGGCGAACCGGGTCCTCCCGGTCCAAGAGGACCGCCGGGGGACAGGGGGAACTCGGGGAAACCGGGTTATCCCGGCCTTACCACGGGGGAGACGGCTAAAGGGACCGTGAGTAGCGCTAGGACCGAAAATGGCGAGGACCGAGACTCCGCAATTGGCGGCACAAAAATCGCATTTTACGTGGGTCTGAAAAACCCCCACGAGGGATACGAGGTGCTAAGGTTCGACGACGTGGTGACAAACCTAGGGAACCATTACGACCCGTCTACCGGCAAGTTCACGTGTGAAGTGTCCGGGATCTACTACTTTACATACCATGTGTTAATGCGTGGAGGCGACGGGACCAGTATGTGGGCAGATTTGTGCAAAAACGGTCAG GTCCGCGCCAGTGCAATAGCCCAAGACGCAGACCAGAACTATGACTACGCCAGCAACAGTGTAGTGCTTCATCTAGACTCCGGGGACGAGATCTACATCAAGCTGGACGGAGGCAAGGCGCATGGGGGAAACAACAACAAGTACAGCACGTTTTCCGGTTTCATTTTGTATCCGGACTAA